Within the Polaribacter pectinis genome, the region AAAGTTTAATGGTTATGATTACGAAAACATAAAACCTAGTTTGGAATTTAAAGGCTTACTAAATGAAAATATAGAAGTTCTTTTTTTAGATAATAAATCAAATATATGGATTGGAACCAAAAGTGGAGGATTGTCTTTTTTAGATATTAAAAATTATGAAATAAAAGAATACAACTACTTAGTAGATATTGCTAACGAAGAAGACCTTAGAATAACTACAATTTCACAAGATTCATTAGGCAATATTTGGGTTGGAACATGGAAAAGAGGAGTGTTTATTATTGACACAAAACAAAATAAGCTAATCAAGCATTTTAATTTTTACGAACCAGTTTATAGCATAATAAAGGATTTTAAAAACAATATGTGGTTTTGTAATGGTACAACACTACTTCATTACAATATGAATAACCAAAAGGTTACAAAATACAATTTTAATAATCAAATTACAAATATACTTTCAGATCACAGCAGAAATAAGGTCTGGATAGCATCTTCTGGTGAAGATTCAAATATATATAACTACGATTATCAAACAAAAAAAATAGAAGCAATAGATATTGGAGTTACTAGTGGTTTTTCAAAGAAACTATCTATTGACAAACATAATAGAATCTGGATAGGAACATGGAGAAATGGAATCTACAGAAGCAACAAGAATGTAACAGAATTTAAAAAAATTGAATTAGTATCAGATAATTCTAAAAGATTAAAAGGAAATTATAATACAATTTTAGATATTCATCATGATAAAAATAATGTTACATGGCTTTCTACGGCTGGAGGTGGAGTTATAAAGATACTTGAAGGGAATGGTTTTAATAATATTAATGAAGAAATAAGAAATAAAGATCTTAAAGAAAACTTAAATTGTACAAGTATATATAAAGGGGGTAAAAAAATATTTTTAGGAACATTATTAAAAGGAGTCTTTTATGGAGAGGATTTTTCTAATTTAAAGCAAATAAAAAAAATAGGAAATGTCAAAGTAAACGTATTATATGAAAACAATGAAAAACTATATATAGGTACAGCAGATGGGTTCTTAATTTACAATTTAAAAACTGAAAAAATTTTATTTTCAACTAATATAATCAATAAAATAACTTCCTTTTTAGTAGATGAAGATAAATTGTTTATTGGAATGCAACAAAAAGGTTTGGCTATTGTTGACAAAAAAAACATACATAACCTAAATTCTTATATTTTTTACAAAGAAAATTTAAATAAAAACAAAATTGAAAGTAATAGAGTAACGAATATTGTCAAAGATGAAAAAGGTAATATATGGGTTAGTACATACAACGGTATACACTTATATAACAGAGATAACAAAACTCTTATTCATCAATCTAAATTATTAAAAGAAAAATTACCAAGTGTTATAATTAACTCGATGGCAATTAGATCTGGTAAAATATGGTTAGCAACCCCAAATGGATTGATAAAGTTAAATAAAAATGGTGCGAAATTAAATATAGAAAATATACTAACAAAAAAGAATGGTCTTAATAGTGACTTTATCTGCTCCCTTACTTTTGATAATAAATCTAACTTATGGTTTAGTACACATACAGATATTGTAAAATATGATTATATCAAGAAAACTTTTCTAAGTTATGGAGACATTAACGGCATAAAGTCTACCTCATTTAATAATAATAGTTTTTTTAATTATAATAACGAGTCTATTTTTTTTGGAGGTATAGATAATGTTACATTTTTTAATCCTTCAGAAATTAAAAATTATAAGAATATCCCTGAGATAGTTTTTACAAGTTTAAGGGTCAATAATGAAATTATAAGATATAAATCAAACAATTCAATTTTAAAGAAAAATTTTAACTATGCTAAAACTATAAAATTATCTCACAAACAAAATTTCTTTTCTACAAGATTTGTTGTAAATGATTTTTTAGGAAATTTAAACGTAAAGTATAGATATATACTAGAAGGATATCAAGATAACTGGATAGATTTACATAATAGAAATGAAATTAACTTTGCTGGCTTATCTCCTGGAAAATATATTTTAAAAGTAGCATCTTCAAGAGATAATCAAAA harbors:
- a CDS encoding hybrid sensor histidine kinase/response regulator, whose translation is MKWIGTENGITKFNGYDYENIKPSLEFKGLLNENIEVLFLDNKSNIWIGTKSGGLSFLDIKNYEIKEYNYLVDIANEEDLRITTISQDSLGNIWVGTWKRGVFIIDTKQNKLIKHFNFYEPVYSIIKDFKNNMWFCNGTTLLHYNMNNQKVTKYNFNNQITNILSDHSRNKVWIASSGEDSNIYNYDYQTKKIEAIDIGVTSGFSKKLSIDKHNRIWIGTWRNGIYRSNKNVTEFKKIELVSDNSKRLKGNYNTILDIHHDKNNVTWLSTAGGGVIKILEGNGFNNINEEIRNKDLKENLNCTSIYKGGKKIFLGTLLKGVFYGEDFSNLKQIKKIGNVKVNVLYENNEKLYIGTADGFLIYNLKTEKILFSTNIINKITSFLVDEDKLFIGMQQKGLAIVDKKNIHNLNSYIFYKENLNKNKIESNRVTNIVKDEKGNIWVSTYNGIHLYNRDNKTLIHQSKLLKEKLPSVIINSMAIRSGKIWLATPNGLIKLNKNGAKLNIENILTKKNGLNSDFICSLTFDNKSNLWFSTHTDIVKYDYIKKTFLSYGDINGIKSTSFNNNSFFNYNNESIFFGGIDNVTFFNPSEIKNYKNIPEIVFTSLRVNNEIIRYKSNNSILKKNFNYAKTIKLSHKQNFFSTRFVVNDFLGNLNVKYRYILEGYQDNWIDLHNRNEINFAGLSPGKYILKVASSRDNQNWSKPKSIEITLSGSPWKSPLAIFIYLFVISLIVVYLIRSNNAKLKLKNKLEIAKIDKEKEIKLTEAKLNFFTNISHEFRTPLTLIVSPLKELMDTDNLPPKIFKSLSYMDRNTTRLLNLINQLLDFRKADHGLLKLDVSNGNFVRFSNEVYLYFKEAAESKNIVYNFKTTKEKIVFPFDRYKMEIVLCNIISNALKYTSSGDEIKIEIDNNDSFCIIKVTDSGIGIKSKHLDKIFDRFFQIKSANSVKMVGSGIGLSFSKKIVELHHGIITVNSKINKGTEFIIKLAMNPDLYEGNINKNFMTSDNIKGYLKNPESLGIKSLSIDSKKDNTVLIIDDNPEILSYLKDILAEDYNLLTAENGDIGYKKASSEIPDLIISDVMMPGKDGLTLCKKLKGQITTSHIPIILLTARTSTVFEIEGLKTGANDYITKPFDAKVIKARVESLIENREKLRIHLLNKVRFKPTASEIESDTDIENAFITKAILLVESNFENSSFGIDTMVEELNMSRSSLFRKIKSLTGLSLSAFIRSIRLKRAAHLILTSDLNLSQISFEVGFNDYKYFKTSFKKQFNCLPSKYCNTYKERS